From one Halothece sp. PCC 7418 genomic stretch:
- a CDS encoding glutamate-5-semialdehyde dehydrogenase — protein sequence MKRDDNARKANLIETVVTQSHQASEQLATTQGSQRSQAVEAMAQSLSASFDEILEANTLDLETCREMAIPALILEWLKLTPQRLETAIKILERLGTIADPIQKVSHAPYPLDPAQTYCQRMPLGVITLIYEAFPELSAIAAGLCVKTGNSLVLRGGSEASHSNETIVNALNQALEETKLPAHTIQLLPSDQGCSIQELVQQEPYTKLVIPYGRPSLVQQTARTANVPILRTAIGNCYLYWSTSGSAEKVKDVIVDSHASEPDPVNAIEKVLINRNIKASILINLFHALQEKGFVLRGEDSLLEEYSQYLTPVQEQEWSESYIDKIVAFRWVDDISSAIAWINRHSSGHADCIISQSYRETRQFAQTIDSALVYVNASPRFFRYAANGDSIFLGMSNQKGYRRGLIGLESLTTFKQVVQGN from the coding sequence ATGAAACGTGATGATAACGCTCGTAAGGCAAACTTGATTGAGACGGTGGTTACACAGTCTCACCAAGCCAGTGAACAGCTTGCGACCACGCAAGGAAGTCAACGTTCACAAGCAGTGGAAGCAATGGCGCAGTCCCTTAGTGCTTCCTTTGACGAGATTTTAGAAGCGAATACCCTCGATTTAGAAACCTGTCGGGAGATGGCGATTCCCGCGTTAATTTTGGAATGGCTGAAACTAACCCCTCAACGACTGGAAACCGCCATTAAAATCTTAGAACGGTTAGGGACGATCGCGGATCCGATTCAAAAGGTCAGCCACGCCCCTTATCCCCTCGATCCCGCCCAAACCTATTGTCAACGAATGCCGTTAGGAGTAATCACATTAATTTATGAAGCGTTTCCAGAACTAAGCGCGATCGCTGCGGGATTATGTGTCAAAACAGGCAACAGTTTAGTTTTGCGCGGGGGAAGCGAAGCGAGTCATTCCAATGAAACGATTGTCAACGCCTTGAATCAAGCCCTAGAGGAAACAAAACTTCCAGCGCACACCATCCAACTCCTTCCTTCCGATCAAGGCTGTTCCATACAAGAGTTAGTGCAACAAGAACCCTACACGAAATTAGTGATTCCCTATGGTCGCCCCAGTTTAGTGCAACAAACCGCCCGCACCGCCAATGTCCCGATTTTACGGACGGCAATTGGCAATTGTTATTTATACTGGTCAACCAGTGGCAGTGCCGAAAAAGTGAAAGATGTCATTGTTGACAGTCACGCCAGCGAACCTGATCCAGTGAATGCCATTGAGAAAGTATTGATTAACCGTAATATCAAAGCCTCAATTTTGATTAACCTGTTTCATGCGTTACAAGAAAAAGGCTTTGTCCTGCGGGGTGAAGACAGCTTGCTGGAAGAATACAGTCAGTATTTAACGCCCGTGCAAGAGCAAGAATGGTCAGAAAGCTATATTGATAAAATTGTTGCCTTTCGTTGGGTGGATGATATCAGCAGCGCGATCGCGTGGATTAATCGTCATAGTAGCGGTCACGCCGACTGTATCATCAGCCAATCTTATCGGGAAACGCGCCAGTTTGCCCAAACTATTGATAGTGCTTTAGTTTACGTCAATGCCTCCCCACGCTTCTTCCGCTATGCAGCTAATGGCGATAGTATTTTCTTAGGGATGTCGAATCAAAAAGGCTATCGGCGAGGATTAATCGGGTTAGAAAGCCTAACCACATTTAAGCAAGTGGTGCAAGGAAACTAA